TGAATGCAGAGTCTCTCCttgcagctgtgtgacttcatcctagttacttaccctctctgtgctgcATCTCTTCACTTGCAAAATGAGGACAAGATATTAGTACCTGCATCATAAGGCTGCTGTGGAGATGTCACAGAGGAACAAATGTAAAGCACCTGAAACAGCCCTGGCACTGGCAAGGATTCAGTAAGTCTTAGCAGACATGGCCTGAGGTTTTAAGATATATTGTTGCACTTTAAAGACATGTTGGGCTGGAATGGAGTTCCCCTGGGTACCGTCACTCTCCTTGCTATTGGGGGTACTTCTGAGGAAAAGTTGGGCAAGCAGTAATTTAAACGTTATCCTAGTACAAAAGAGAACATGGTCCGCAATAACTTGGCTTTACAAGCAGAATAACAAGAAGTATCCCTTGGGCAGGGTTAAGGGAGGGAAAACTGAGGAATCAATCAGAATTTTGTGGATCTGGGATTAGACACGTGTGGATTCTTTGTGGTCCGGGACTGgcaacaaaacataaaaacattagGTGATGAAAGTCCAGGTTCCAGGGGAGATACTTCACTGGGAACCCGGGGGCCAGggtctcttcccagctctgtcaaaaagcacaaaagaagcatttaaatacatatttttaaatgatcagatgAATATAATGTAGAAAACCTAGATAGCACCAAAATGGGTCTCTGTTCCACTCAGAGTAGCTTTGCCTGTTGATTACTATGTGAGAATCATCTTACACCATAAATTCTGAGGTGCGAAggtcacattttgtttaaaaaaaattaaatctaattaaatCTGACTCGAGGCCCTATTTGGCTGTGGGGGCAAGAAATTCTCCCAGGCATTGCTGGAGCCCTGTCCCTCCCGAGAGTCACACAGCAGGACTTGTAGATTTCCTCCCAgtcagtgggggggggggggggggcgcttgTCATCCATCCCTCCCACTCGAGTGTGGCCTCTCCTGTGAGCTCTGGACCCTGGCACAGAGTTCATctctcagagtctcagttttctccttcctTGAATGGAACTGAAAACAGTGCCTTGTGTGAGGGTTGGTATTAGGGTAAAGGATGTCTGTGAAGTGTCTGGCACTGCCGCTTGCACGCAGTCAGTGCTCCAGGATACTGGCTATCAAGTGTATTTTTCAATTCTCCTTGTCTGGCCCCACCTCACCCAGGGGCACTCAGCTCAGAGCCCTGGAGCCCTGGTGCCCAGCAGAGAGACAGCAAGCACCCCCCTCCCAAGCCCCACACACTGCGGCACAGACCTTCAGACCCTGCAGACCTCCCTTCACCTAGTGGCTTTCCGGAATCAgctgttctgctttctttcttcccctctcccccgacctctgctcccagctctcAAAGGCTTGAAATCAGCAAGAGGAAATTCAAGAACAAAACATAGATCGGAGTCTTAGGAAACGCGACAACCTTATTTGCTTCTGCATAGAATTCCATAAGGTTTTATGTAATAACCGTTTTATgctatttacaaaaaaataaaaataaaggaggtTGAAAAGTTCTATACTTAGGCCCTTCTGGTGCTCACAGTTTgtgaataatcatttttaatgaatgtgTCTGTTTTCTCCAAAACAGCACATCATTTTCTTAAGAGCAGAGATTCTCATTCATCCAAAATGATCTTTCGTCCCTGTTAATTGGAATAGGAGATCTTTTTGAAAAGctttcaaaatacatttgaaatcatCAGTAAGCCAGGTCTATGCATTTGTGAAGCCTGGTGATTCTCTGTAGTGCCTTCTGTCACTAAGGCCTGGCTGCTAAACGTCCTGACACGGTCGAGTACTTTTTCAAAGGTGATGTAACAGGAGGTTTGTTTCTTATGCATTTGGGTGATGAGTGGTCAAGACAGTAGCCGCACATCCATCAACCTACTCTTGTAACTCGAGTTGACATAAAGATGTGTGAGGTTTCTATATATTGTAGCAACTCTGCAGTGTTACTAATTTATTAGCAGAGATGAACTTCAGAaggttttccttcttctcctaTAAAACTTCCCCAAATGGGACtttaaactataaaacactaCAAAATTTACAACAGCATCTCATTTATTCTTATACAGATATATTGCCCCGGTGCTAAAAATGCTACCTTGACCTCTTGATTTAGCTTCTAAATATTAAGAACTGACCTTACAAGTCCTCACTGATAAATATCTAATGTGGGCCGGGCACTGAGCCGTGCACTTTGGCCATCAGTTCATGTGACCAGATCCATGTCCCTGAGAGGTGCACACTGGTATTACCCCATGACCCCTTGTACACAACTGAGAAGAGGCAGACCCGGGTCTCCTGCTGAGCCTGAGGTCTCCTTGACAACTCAGCAGAGAGAGGATGGCGTGGCGAGCATTGGTTGGGGTTGGGGGTCAGGGTAAAAGAAATGGATCTCACTTGCTAAGTTTGGTCCCACAGAGGAGAGAAGAGTGGAAGGCTGGTGCTCCTCCAGTCCTGCACAAGACAGGAGAGGAGTCATTATAAGACAgagataagaaagggaaaaatatcagGGATGCTACAAACGGAGACACATTCAGGGCGCAGAATCAAGGATACTGACAGAAAGGGCAATGCAGGGACAAGAGAGGCTCCTGTTCTTCACAGACAAGTGCAAAGATAACGGAGCTGCCGGCATAGGTCAATGCCAAGGGCTCCACTGAGCATATGTGCGGTGTTTTAGTCAGTGCTTAATAAACGTATGATGTGCTGATTACAAGCACAGGGTCTAGAATTAAATACTGGCGGAAATTACAGCTTTACTTCTTCCCCTTGTGTTAACCAGCTTattgaacctctctgagctttggttccTTTATCGAAAAGTGGAAATGTTAACAGTACATTAGCGGCTTATATATCCATCCGTGGTCAGATGGATAACAAATGGTGATGGATACACAcagcagaatactactcagtcataaaaatgattaCATGCTGATACATAATACGACACAGAAGAACCCCGAAAACATCATGCTacatgaaggaagccagacacaaagggtcacttattgtatgactccatttctatgaaatatccAGGATATGTAAATCCATAGACACAGGGAGTtagggcagagaggagaaaggaatgggGATCACCGGCTTAATGGGTGCAGCATCTCTGCTGGGGGtgaggaaaatgttctggaacGAAATAGTGGtagtacaacattgtgaatgtgtTCAGTGCCACTGATTGGTTCACTCTAAAATGGTTCatttcatgttatgtgaattttacctcaatgagaaagagactttaaaaagtaGTCCTTTACAGAACTGTTGTGAGGACCcagtgaaaagaaattcatgtaaGCACTCTATAAAGGTTATCTAGTGATAACATCACCTTTTCATTAGCTTTTAGCTTTTAATTCCCCTGCTGAGATAAATCTGTGTGTATGGTATCTTTGGGAGAAAAATCCTAAGTGAGGGTAGTTCTCaaagttcatttatatttatatatattttgtttgtttttggggggggtagttaggtttatttatttattattattttgtaatttaacagaggtactgaggattgaatctaggaccttgtgcatgctaagcgtgcactctatcactgagctataccctccccctcaaaattcatttctttaaaggaTCCAAGTCCAAAAAACACCCTCTTCTTTTCGGTCTTGTTCCCCACGCATTACCACGAGTGTGGGCCTGGTCTCTGGCCAAAAACAGAAATgcagtaaatatgtgttgaatgaatggatggtcCCAGAATTGGAATCACACGTTAAAGCTCTGTTCTTTCTGCATCCAGCTGAGAAGGTCACCTGGAGAAGTCTGCTTTCCTGGAGGCAAGCGCGAATCTACGGACATAGATGACGTGGCCACAGCCCTCCGGGAGGCCCAAGAGGAAGTGGGACTGTGTCCTCATCAGGTGGAGGTCGTCTGCTGCCTGGCGCCACTGCTGTTTGATGTAAGGCTTGGAAACTGGGTTTCTTAGACTCTCTTGAGCTCGCAGTGGATACACTGGCTTCAGGATTCCATGTTTGGCCAAATATGTCCCCCAAGAGTGCTGTCCACAGAGTGAAGAGACTGACTCACGTGTGGACCTTGCCCCTTGTGAGCTAGGAGGCCTGGGGCAagcctcccttcccatcccttccccacccagatATGCAAGGACTGAACTCCATCAGTGGttgcctttctttcttgcttgctggctttcctttctttctttttgttatctttgtttcttttgttaattttttgtagtggttttcaaactgggtGCTGTGGAACCCCGTAGATGCCTTAATTCTTTCATGAACACTCtgttcacatttattttgttcCAGTATGCGTTTCTTTTGAGAATTCTATTGAAAAAATAACACGTACTTAGGCATGCCACATACCAAATTTTAGCTCCTTAGAGGCCACCAGTATATCACTTTTGCCCTAAAGATACtcattttcacacacactgtgGGACCAAGCTTCTCCACGTCACCATGATTGAGTTGTATCCTGAGATCACTAGGGaagctgtttaaaaagaaagactacCTGTAACTGCATTTCTGTGTGAAGCAGGACTTCCCTGATGGCACATCAAGCAAACAAACATCACCACAAAGTGAATTCTGGGGCTGCTCTAGCCAGATCTTACTTCGCAGGAGCTGACTACAACTACACTGTTGTACTAACTGACTTTAGGAGGAGTAAATATTGTAAATTTGAAGTTGGATAACAGAAGTATTTTATTGGTGTAACATTTTTCATGCAAACTTCTAATTTTAGGATAGttacagatttacagaaaagttgcagacATACTGCAGAAAGTTCTCACGGACCCGCACTTGGGTTCCCCCGTTGTTAGGTCCATTGGTGATAACTAAGAAACGAATGTTAGTGCATTACTGTTATCTAAACGTCACATTTTACTTGTCTTTTACTAGTTTTTCTGTGAACCTCCTCCTTTCTGTCCTGGATCTGATCCAGGACACCCCATTGTGTTTGGTTGTCAAGTCTCCTTATGCTCTGATTCGTGACATTTTTTAGACTTCCATTATTCTCATGACCTTGATATTCTGAGGTGTGCTGGTCAGGGATTTTGTAGGATGCTCCTCAGTTTGGATTTATCTGATATTTTCTCCTGGTTAAGCTAGGGTTATGGGTTTGGGGGGAGGCTACCACAGAGGTGAAGTTGACTCATCATGTATCAGAGGTAGGTATACATTTTTCTTATATAGTAAATAATGTTAGACTTTCGGGTAAATTTTTACTTCAAAGGAAGAATTCCACTGATGCCTGAAAATTAGGAAATCAGTGGATTAGATCATCCTTTGTGAAGATCAATGATGCTGACATAGGTCTTAATTgggcccattttaaaaatagaaaagtcacCACTCAAAGGAGATTTAGTTTGGAAGAAGCTACTAGCCACTCAATCAGTACATCCTCAGTGAGAAAGAAACCAGGCAGAGAGGAAAGTAACATGGGATTAGGACCAGATGTGTCAATTACTTCCTCTTCAACTGTGTTTCCTAATTGGAGCCCTTTTCAGTTTGATGTCTGCAAATCCCCCGGCACATTTTAGGGATTTATTTAGAACTCTCTTGACAAAACGCATCATGGTTAAAAGTTCTGAGAGTGAGAGGAACTCCATTTCCAAGGTCCCCAGGAGCGACTGAGTCCTGCCCACGACGGGGATAAGATACAGCAGGCTGAGCGTTCACTGAGGGCCAAGCATAGTGATGGGTGCTGCTGGGATGAAGCCCCCGCCTCAGGCAACTCATGACCCAGATTTCTCACCCCGAGGATATCAAAAGTCTATGCTCCCATCCTCTACTCCTGGTCCACAGGTTGACTTTCATCATTAATTAGGTTAATAGTCTGAGCCATCACTGTTCTTAAGCATGATTCAGCTGTCCCTCCTCAGAACTTTCCCCAGGCCTGTGTATCTTCCTGTAGTATCCCAGCCTCACAGTGGATCCTTGGCTTTTCCCCTGGGAGTCCTCCCAGGAAGTCTAGATTCTTCTCACTTTAGGTCATGCAGCTCTTAGCTCCTACAGTAAACCCCAGGCTCCCCCATCACGATTCCCAGCAGAATCTTTCACCTAACAGCACCCTAGATTCATTTGTGAGCAGTAGTGATTGTAAATAGAAATGCTCCCCCAACCTATGTACATATATGTTATGGAAAATAGTTcatgtataattatttatatagatatgtatataatttCCCGTAAGTGGGAATATGCCACAATGACCATTATGTGACTTTTCTGTTGATGTGATGGTACGTACCTGTGTCTACTGATAAGGAGAGGTGTCCATCACAGTCTTTTTAAGGGCTGCATGGTACCCTCTTATATGGCTATAGTCATCATTGATCCACCACCAACTGAGGAGGGACAACTTTAGAGTTTGGGGCTGCTGGAAATCATGCTCTAGTCTTGTATCTTTCCTCACTGGTAGGAATTTATCATACAGATATACTCAGGCAAATGCGATTGCTAGGTCAAAGGGACCACAGTTTTATGATATTACCAAATCACCATTCCAAAATAAGGTATCAGTTTCCGTTTGCGAAAAGATAGCATTTTCCGAGCACGTTTTTCCTCGTTCCCTACCCACCTTCTGTAACTGACTGCTTTGGCCTGTCGTCTCAGCTTACATAGAAGGGGCACAATTTTAGCATCAGAAACAGCATCTCTTCACTTCTCGATTTGtggattttgttttctgctttcagATCGATACAGTAGTAACGCCGGTTGTAGGATTTATAGACCACAACTTCCAGGCCAAGCCTAATCCTGATGAAGTTAAGAATGTGTTCCTGGTGCCTCTGGAATATTTCCTGCATCCCCGCGTCtaccatcagaatcacctgacaCGTTTTGGCCGGGATGTGATTATTCATTGCTTTCAGTACACAAACCCTGAAGATGGTGTGACTTATCATATCCGGGGATTAACTGCAAGATGTGCCTTGTTTGTGGCCTTaattattttggggaaaaaacccGCCTTTGAGGTTGAATTTGATCTCAACAATCTGACCTCATCCTCTGAAAAGTCCTTCCTGCAGCTTCATAAATGTACAACAAGTAAGTTATGATTTATGAGACCAACATCcaaacaactctttaaaaagtgtttgtgTGTGCTTAGCCACAGAACAGCAATCATGCCGGCTGGTGGAATTTGACAGGTGCAGAGTATTTTTCCAGCAATAGGAAGGTAAAAAccttgtctttttcctagttgCCCTGTATTATCTGAAAAAGCAAAAGTCTTTCCAAAGTGGAAAGATGTATTGATCGTGTTGCAGAATGTTACGCAAAATTTGTTAACAATATTTTTCTCATACATGTAAGGAAAAGGAACAGACACAaagcaggcacttaataaatatttgttgactctgTGACCTTGTGGCATTTATCTTATCTGTAAGAGGTAATATCTCTTCTGGTCTGTTACCTGTGACAAAATCTTCTGACCAGCCATCAAagtctctcctccttttctttgatGGCAGGAAAGTTGAAACTGAGCCTGGAACCTCCCCAGGTAGAAACAGCATCACCGAAGTTCCCTTACAGTTACGTGTAGCCCTGAAACTTAATTTAGGCCAATGgggtgtgagtgaaagccatccctGCAGGTCATCTCCAGTGTAAGAGAGAAACCAGCTTCCCTggattctctttccctttccatgATTTATCTGCAACCCAGCCTAGACTATACAGATGAAGACAATTCCTGCAGGAATGGCAGGACCAAAAGATGATGAGAGCTGGGATCTCCAAGTGACCCTCTGGAGGAAAGCAACCCACGATCCTAGGAATTTCACCTGGGGCTGTTCCATGAAAGCAGAACAAAATTCTGTCATTgcttcctctgtaattttttatttttcattttttgcaagAGGACAGAATCTATTTTACTTAACAGTTTGTCAGTTTGacttataacttttaaatatttgggtagctaaaaggggaaaggggagagggacaaattaggagtttgggactagcagattCAAACTACAGTATACAacatagataaaaaacaaggttgTCTGgagttgaaaaagaatatatatgtatatgtataactgaatcactttgctgtacaccagaaattaatgcaacattgtaaatcaactatactattatatataaaacagataacaagaTCCACTGCACAGCACAGTAAACAATACTCAATACCCTGCAACAGCccgtaatgaaaaagaacatgaaaaggaatacatgtataactgaatcactattgctgtacgccagaaattgatacaacactgcaaaccgactacacttcaataaaaacaaacaaaatactcaTGATGGATACTGAAAATATATGGGTAGATAACAAGTGGGCTTCCATTTGTATTCCTGCTCTGTACCCTGCAAACATTAGGAGAGAGTTGATTGGAATTAAGACTGCACTGAGAAGAGGATTCTCCCCGTACGGGTGAACCAGGCAATACTTGAGCTGACTGCTGCACAGTAAGGAGGGATTATTTagggaagatggatggatggaggctgagaggggaaggcagagctgcCACTGTAATTTGGGGTTGCTTTTTTAGAGCAGAGCTGTAACCTCAACCATATATCAGAACACTTGAAAATAGATAGATATTCACCCAAATGTGAGAGGTCGCCAGCAGTTAGAATTTAGGATGGTCTGACATTTATCATATAGGTCCTGGGACATGTGCAAGATGACGTTGGGTGTTGGTGGAGTTTGACAGTCATCATCCAGGGTAGCTGAAAGGAAGGAATATGAGAGGCCCATATGCCTACAATCAGGAGAGAGAATGTTACCTGTCTCAGTACGACAGCAGAAAAACACTGATTTCAAGCACGATCCTCAAATCAAAAGTCAAAGAGACAAACGTTCTGAATCGCACGCCTTGAAATCTACCACTTTTACAAGGGCATCTCCATATACCATGCTTTAGAGTTAGCAGGGatatcttttttaaatctttgtaaataaagttgtattggcacacagccacacccacttgtctacatattgtctatggctagCAGGGATTTCTTTGTTTAATTATGGCATTAGCCATCCTGCCCCAGGTCAGGGAGGGTCATGAAGAAAGTCACCTAACCTCAATTGTGTGATGAGTATTATTAGATTCTTAAGAAGCCAGACCATTTTTAATAAGACTGTATTTCATATAGCTGAAAATATGATGCCCACACTAAACCCATCAGCCAGCCACACAACTGTCCATTTCTGCGGAGTTTGTATTTCCTGAGAGTTGGCAGAGGAAAATATTCGATCTGCTGCTTTATACCCATAGATGTTGAAATGGCGCAAATCTGGCACCGACCACGAAAGCAGGTGTTGG
This region of Camelus ferus isolate YT-003-E chromosome 9, BCGSAC_Cfer_1.0, whole genome shotgun sequence genomic DNA includes:
- the NUDT7 gene encoding peroxisomal coenzyme A diphosphatase NUDT7 yields the protein MSPPCPPQEPVRDNLLTDTKARLKKHDVGTKYSQLSSKKCSILLPLLAKEGKLYLLFTLRSEKLRRSPGEVCFPGGKRESTDIDDVATALREAQEEVGLCPHQVEVVCCLAPLLFDIDTVVTPVVGFIDHNFQAKPNPDEVKNVFLVPLEYFLHPRVYHQNHLTRFGRDVIIHCFQYTNPEDGVTYHIRGLTARCALFVALIILGKKPAFEVEFDLNNLTSSSEKSFLQLHKCTTSKL